The DNA region tTTAGACTTAACAAGGACAGAGGTACGGTCAGAcagaataaacaaaatcagaaaGACGGACATAAAAACAAAAGGACAATATCAATTAATATACCTTTTTATACTTAATTCTTggaaaaaagttattattaactaatgtataaatatgtaaatCATTATCAAGGGTTATTACACCAACATGAAATGAACaggaaatatctttttttttctaatcaggaaattatttctataaaaatgGAACTGTTAGCTTGAAGATATTGTACcgtttaaaatatctaaaaaggCTGTCTTCATTTGTCGGACTCCCTCCCCTGTCATGCTCTCCGATGTATCCAATATGAAGACTGAACAGATTCCATCTccttgttgatattttcttttaatatcttCAAAGTATCAATTGATCAAGATAAAaaagtgaacatttttaatttacaataatgaatgaaaatttgatGAAGATGTTAACAAAAAACGTTCCTTTTCAGTTAGACCTTAAAGGTCTTTTCAATGTAACAGAGGTAAAAATGCACTAAATAGCGTTATAGCCTTATATTGTAATTCAAACAAAAAGTTCTTAGcttcataataattatatcgAGTAAGTTTAATACGCACTTTCATTGGCTTCCTCGTACGCTCTCTGTATCCAAATAGCCTCTGCAGGCCGAGTTTCCATATTTTCCAACCTTAACTGTTCATTCTAGTTTGTTTGGGTGAAACATTTACAGTTTCGTGAGATACATATATGAATCATGGACAGAAAtgagacaaaaatattttagtgtCCTTATGCCATGTGTGTCATTTCCTGCTTTGTCTATTTTGAGGATAGTCAATGTTTGCAGATTAAAATGATGTGAATATCATTTATGGTAGAGAATTACAGTTTTCACTTTAATCATATATTTGAAAAGTTACATAATATAATTTCAATATGCATTATCATCATTTGGTTATTAACTATAAAAAACAGAAATTGATAGAAATACTTCAGCCAATTCAAAGTAGCCAATACACTGTCAAAAGACTCTAAGTataatacatttgtttttactaTATGAATTTTACTGAAAACTCTGATTATGTTTCAGCCACTATGCAATCTGTTTAAGAAACCAGCAAACCAGAAAATCGAAATCAACCTTAGCCATAATAGAATCAACTATTTTTTCTTCGTTTTAGAAATTCGTATATCATTTGCAGTGTAAtgagaaaaatgataatttttacaatttataacgTAAATTAGATTTCTGCCAGATGTTAATGATTTGTAATGGCTGATTACTGATGGAAAATCAATTTGCATAAAATTTCAGAAACTCTATAAAAATTAGTTCTTTTAAATTTCGAAAAAGAGATTTAATAATGAAGGATTTAGATGTAATGACCACAcgttttaaatgcattttttggGTTTGTTCCCTTTTGCTGCTACTTTCTACAAAACATTGTACGGGGTTATTTACTGCtaatattataaatcattttagCCACAATTCTAAGATCAGATAATCTGATCGACTCCAATGCCATGAACAAATTTAAGAAGATACTTGGTatgtggattttttaaataataaatttattcactTAATCTCTTTTTCAGTCGTTAATTTGATCTAAAAtaggataaaataaaaaaaaattggacatgCTAACGTTTCAGTCATCTCTTTTGATGtcataaacatttatatttcttcaggtatattttttaaatattttattagatttaaataaatccaaatatttaataaaatgcaaagaagtgcatgatattttgaaacatgaaGATACACTGGcgcaataatttttaaatatttgaatttgtttctATGTGTCTATATTCAAGTAACAATAATTAAAGGTGTAGCTGTGATGTTAAAACGTTCAACAAAGCTATCAATGTATCAGGAATtcgttttaaagaaaattaatttaaacatggGCAATGTTTCAATGGTTCCTACTTCAATAATTTATATCATCAGATGTTATTATTCTTAagtgtgaaaaagcaaaacttgATAGCGATAAAAAACGAACTGTTTGCAAGATTTAAGTGGGGCCACTAGAAAATGGTGTTTCTTCTTCACCCCATCGGTGGAGTTTCACACAACCAAAGCTGATGCTAATATAGTTGTAAAAGGAAAATGTTGTAGTTACTCCCCCAATATATCAGTTGACCAACCTAATTAAAGTGGAGATAAACGGTATGTTCTTAATCAAGGTACAAGgacggacaaaaaaaaatccaaaacaaaGCATATACATATTCTATATGAACAGCAAATGACGGAGAAGTGTGCTCTTTAAAGTAAAATTGGAAATGCTTATGGGAATTGCttactatatttttatttacatcctttttAGGCACGTagaatcgtttttgaaagtgatgTGGGTCAGACTAACCAAATATCTGAGTTCTGGGGAGGGGGAAGTTCCTTCAATAGCTAGATGCTAAGTTTTGAAAATCGCATGATAGAAGGATATATTTCTCTTCTATTGAAGAGGAAATGAATTTTTGATGAAAGTTCTTTTGTTTCGGAGAAAATCATAAACTAGTACTTAcatctatatttaaaaaaaaacctgcgaGCTAATTAACtatctttaattttctttcaactaatgtttaaaacaaattaagtcACCTATCGTTACCACTTTCATAATATTGCAAACCACGACCCAATATATTATTCATTATCATTGATTTGGTCAGTAACTGTATGCCAATCattgattgattttatttcttaaatatgttatcattcaaatatatgtaattggttgggtttttttcttcaaaaaagcAATCATCATTGGAGGCAAAAAATACGGAAAACGATCGCGTTGAGTTCCAAATTCCTAATTTTATTTCTTCACCTGTcataattgtttttcaattgGAACTAGACTCGATGCAAAGAACATGAACGTCTAATTTCATGTCCTCTTAAGAAGgaagttaaagttttaaagCATGCGATAAATTGTCAACAAAATTGTATGAGACAATTAATAATCTTATCATTTCAGAATTTTGAATTCGACACCTTCAAAATTAAGTCTCTTCGTTTTATTCGTTTTAGATCCTggtttaatatgattttttaggAAAAAGGCTCgtgataaaagttttatttctaTACCTCTCCATCACAAAATGTTTAACTTTCTATATAACAGGGCCCAATAAGGATGCAGGTatcaaaaatttgaaacatctagagttttatttttaaatacatttgtttttcaatatacaGCTAGAGTACCATATAGCACATCATCATGTGATATCCGAAATGCAACGCATATGTGTCggtatttttcttttgtctctagatggttttcttttttgttgtcTAGATATGTGATATGAAGGATTTCATAGGGCATGGCCAGATTTAGTATTTTGGAGATTTATTtctaaatcttaatgttaacaacacatctttgaggcattttaaatagttcaccaaaatttgagtgtcggTTGTCGAGTTTTACACGAGGTATATAGCTCACAATAATTTGCTGTAGGTAAGCAATTTTCGGATggtcatatttttgtttatattttgaatgtcgAAACGAAAACTCCAAATAAGACTTTAAAAAGAATGTCAAAAAACCCACTAGAAtctatttttgttcaaaacgaaCTAGCATGCtggaaaatcattttgaaaaagaactttatcggtatattgaaccaaagtaaacaaaatatggTACAACCCTTTTTAATATAACAAAGATTTTTGAGtaatgtatcttgcttataactttacaactgtcactgaaattttggttgatcatttgAAAGGCATTGTAAacactaaaaatagaaaaatattacatgtattgaccGAAATCGTGATCTTTACAAACAGGAGAAgacacaataaaaaaattcatacttTTTATTAGAAATTATCATGACAAACatgaaacattgtttaaaaataattattttacaatcCGAAACAATGAAAGTGATGAAAACTGAAACTGAGAAACATTTCAAGaagataaaaacatttaacaatAGTTTTATAATGAAGCTCATATCCTTTCTAAAAATACTAATGATAATCTCACGGATGTTAACTTAATTGTTCTTATATGCTATACGAAACTGCTCTGATTATATAACAACTTTAAACACTGAATTGGTGCGTATAAGCCtgttacataaaaatatttacaagactTATAGTTTTCGTTCTTTTTTGCTTCGCACTTAACCCCCATGATTTTTTGGTGGTCTGGGTGGAATATACATTTCTGTTTTGGTGTAGGTGGGCTCCGGGCGGTAAGTCGGAGTGCTCGTGCTCGTTTTTAATTGGAGACCCGCAGATCGATAGGTCAAGCTTTCCAATTTGGCATATTTGGTTTCCCTCAGTTGCATCTCTTTTGAGGCCACGAAGAAGTTGCAGTCGCTGATTTTCTCCTGACACTTGCAAGTGTGTACTTTGAGCTGTCGAAGTCTTCGTACCGGTCTGTGTATGTTTTCGGTCATGCAATCCATGTAACCAAGTTGCTGAAACAATGGCTTGATGCTATCAATCCCTGCTTCAACCATTTTATTGTGCTCTGTTATCAGCCCCATAATCGTATCCATCGGTAAATTAAAGTCCCCTCCAATTAAAACCTCAGTTCCAGTAAACCAAGCTAGGAATTGTGCATACATCATGAACTGCTTTCCGTTTTCATAGATGACCTGTGAACCTCTTTCTTCCATTGTCAATTCCCAATGCCAAGACACGCAGATAAACTGTTTAACGATTTGGGATGCAGGCGCTGGTGAACAAACATCGACCATAGGTGAGAGGACTTTGTCAAAATCACAGTTTGGTATTTTGATATCTGGTCCTGTTGGTTGTTGGCGGATCCTCAGGCGTGTGGAGTCGTACAGAAGGACTGTTTCGTTGTTAGTCGGGTCCAGTAGCTGCTGGTAGCTGGTCTGAGTGAATGTGTCCCCAGGATTGTCTCCAGGGAGAAACATTATATCGGGCCTCTCGTTTTCAACCAGGTTGCGTAATTTATCTTTGCTGTAGTCATTGTACATTCTTCCTTTACGGCCCGAGGCGTTCATGCTGATTATATTTAATACATCTGTGTCATACCccatgtttggttttttttccgTTAAACtctaaaatttaagaaatgctTGAATAAGTCTAAAATTATTccttataataaaaatacatgataaatgtattaatttgatacttttaaagaaaacagATTGATCGAAAAATATTCTAAAGACAAGAGGAAACGATCTTTAAAAGCTTCCTCAGAATTAGTTCTTTTAATACATACAGTTCCAAAATTCTAACTGTTCTTAATCATggtaaaataaaagtaaaaattattttagggGAAACAATTACTGACGcagaaaaatttcattaaatactTCGTAGCTTTTATGCACTTACCTCTCTAATTTTTTAATCCAAGTGTTAATATCAGGGGTAGGGAGCTCTTTTATACACGGTGAAATAAACCATAAAGTGTTAATATCAGGGGTAGGGAGCTCTTTTATACACGGTGAAATAATATAAGctctaaaaataaaactactTCATTTGTATAAATAGATATGGGAAAATggctttattaaaaatatagaaaatttcATTGGAAGTTCAATGTTTGGGTAGTTGAAATTAAGTCAATAAGTGTACGCTTCTATAATTTCACTATCTTTACAATAcgttttcttattttcatttattattttttcatatatatttctatacaaaaTGCTTCTGATTAATACGCcgtttttcaaaaattgcatttttcGTAGAAAATAAATCGAAACTATGTTTATCTATAGGTGCATTATCTGCATGTAGTGGCAATACAATGTTAACGTTtctattttgttgtttaaatggAAACCATGTTTCAATTCAGTAAGTactgaattttatatataattttccttgtcTCACTAAATTAAATGAGGTAAGATATTCTTGTTTTGGGGGAAACAGATTTTGGCACAGATCCAGATTTAAGTGTTTGAGGGTCGATCATGTAGAAAATGTTGCAGGGTGTCTGGGGAATGCCTGACTTCCAAAGACTGTCAATTTGATACAAGAATATCTGAAATTCTTCCATTATTAAGAGGGCTGAAAAGTCGTATCAATtgtaaactttatcataaagctAAAATAATAGACATTCTGCTGTAGGCCTACTAAAACCAGTTTTGGTTTTGAAATAACcttgtcaaaagttttttttgatGGTTAATATTTTGACAAACCAGCCGCCTTAAGCCTTTATACCATTATCACAAATAGAAATGTATCGTAACAAAATGGTATTGAAAACTTTATTAATAATGAGTTTTagattgttttttaaagaaatttttagaTAAGAGATTACATTACATCTTATTGCCATTCTCACTCCGACATTCAGCTGTTGCAAAGACGAGAAATTTTTGCATGCATTTATTATATGTAAAAGTACACATATTTTCTTTCAGAAAGCAAACAAATCTAAATATGTTTATCCATTGTCCATTAATTAGGCCAATGCATGTCCACGTATCTAAAATAAATACAACGCACTATCATAAATGCTATTAATAGATGGAGATTTCCCCGGGGAAActctgttctttttttttgttagtgCATAGAAGattccaaaataaacaaatctttaGGTAGATCTACACTTATAATAGCTTGTTATTTGTTGAAACAGTTTGCAATCAGTTGGCTAACTTATTGCAAAGTTATTTATATCCATGATGCGCATTTCTATGGTCAAATTTATTCTATTCATCCGTCATCAAATCAGAATACGTGTATATTCATTTCGaatattatttgaaatcatattcattcatcagcgcaataattttttttaaacattcatttttatttatgaattacatttctttttctttttttagggggggggggggggggggcggggtgGCTTTGTGGCTTGTATTGAACATACATGATGTTGTTAAAAAGATTTGGCATGCATGTTGATAGCTCTGAATAGGCAACGGGCTTCTCGTGTTACTATTTTCTATTAAGAATCAATAATcaatattatcaaaatgtttaGATATATATCTTCTTGAAACGTACgatgttatttaattttcaaaaaaaaaatggtttttttgtagaaataaaaccgaaattaatgtttttacaCCTTATTTCTGTTTGAGTTGAGCAATTTTAATttctgtgataaaaaaaaaaacgttttagtAATCTACGTGTAATGCAAGATTTAAATGAGGTTGATATTGCATAGCAAATAAAGTAGTGCAAGGCAAAatgcgtgcgcaaatagtaaaatttgcctaatgcctcatatggacacaatagTAATCGGCCGAACCGATCACAAAAAGGAATTTTTATTAACTGCACCCCACCctcaaaacaattataaatgatttttttctaatataacACCAAAAACAAGGCATGAAATTTGTTGACATACCAAATAAATTAAGAGCCATTTATCTTGCTTGTATAACTCGACAAATGATATCCAAATTTTGATCAGGAATTAGGTTCAGAATTCTATACATTAGCAAGAGACCAATAGGCCtaaacggtcacctgagtaccattaCCCACATATGCATATAATGAAGTGTCATTCGTGGGTAGAAAAACATACTATTATAATAACGACCACATCCCTGCcagaaatctttcaaaaagaactatgaaacgtTTTAGCAAAAGAAGATTATAATAGAGTGCATGacctgatattgaaaaggtgCTAGACTCcgattgtaaataattttcctaTATCTGTGAACTTTTAAGATATGTTTTAATGCTTATATGTTGtcatagataaactaaaacaaggtgGTTAGTACAcgtatttattttaaacctCCCATTACCCATCACCAGGAGCTGACAGAAGTCTCCCTGCATTCGGCAAGGGAACTCTTTCCAAATGTTTTCACAATATCTTAACTTTGATAGagagtttaattttttctcttttttaaatatgtgatttgactcatttttttttcattgaaattcctaATCAGAATAAAATGATAAGACAATACATCACCATCCCAGCCAAAACTCTTGccttagatagatagatagattcaTTGTGCATGCCTCACTATCAGTCGTTGTCGATACAGTTTCCATGGAACCGAACATTTCTAGACCTTTAGGGTTCCCATCAGAATCACCACTACTCTTGCTCGGATGTTGAGAGGATGAATAACTGCTGTATGACCTGCAATTACAAGAATACTTGACGAAGAAGATCAAAGGCCGTTCATGCTTAAgctttttatatgggtattgtTTTATGATACCTCCTCCAAACTTAACGCATGAATATGACAGAATGATTCCTGCTTCTAAAGGGGATGGTCCTTTACAATGGATGTTATCAGTTTGAAGATAATGGGAACATTAAAATTACATGGTTTCTAAAGAAAAGGCAAATGTAACCTTTCAACCCAAGTTCCACCAGTTATATCACATCTTTAAACAATCATAATTGTTTACGAATAAACATTGATAGGAATTGAAaggaaattgtcaaatttaacGTACCATTTCTTATAATTTCATTGCTCCGTCAAGCTGTTTCGTGTgttaaccaaaatttgagtgccaTTTATGGAGTTAAAATTgtcaagctactgacaaacaagttgataaaacaggactatcaacagtctcgtttgaagtcatcttttcgtaagttctatggtcgatacaacgaccttgtcagcaaatacaatcttccactgggtcgcatgctgactgacgtttttcatactaattgttagaccataattgaTCACTTAATTGTCTACAGACTTTTTTGTTTTCACCGATTACGAAAAAGAGCACACTTCGGGTGTGACCGGTTAGCAGAGGATGCTTaatcctcctaggcacctgatcctacctctatttttttagaggtccgtgttgatctgctttgaatttgtatttcgttttatggatttttcagatggttgacagtttgttattgtcattgttCAGAAGAAAATTATTGAAACATGGGCAATTGTCCATGGTTCGTATAACTGGCATTAATATCTTAAGATGTACGTATTCTTAATTGTGACAAAAACTTTGTAGAGATAAAAAGGGAATCTGTTTTAAAGACTGAACCGTGAGTACTAGAAAgtgtttctctttttttaatggGTTGATTTCCACAGTACCAAAGATGTTGGGTTGCTAAAATAGTAGTAAAGGGAATTCTTATATGTGTGGGTGctaaatgtttatcttttaagtttATGAAAACAAAGTGTTTAAACTAATTAAATAACCCATTGTTAccaattttattatattgcaaACAATTGGTTAATTATGTTTCTTACATATATTATCATTGAAAGATATATTATCGGGGGGTATTCTTATATTAAAAATGCAATCGTTCTTGGAGGCAGAAAACTATCGCTTCGAAttctaaaaaccttaatttgTCTTGGAACCATCTTAAAATTATCATCAAAACTGTATGAGTCAATTAATAATTCAATCATTTCAGAATTGAGAATtcgaaactttaaaaaaaaatctttttttttttactttggaGCCAGTGTTAAAtacgatttttttttgaaaaagccAATGTTAGAGGAAATATTTATCTACCCCTCCtccaaaaaagaaatcaatcttAATTTATCACAGGGTCCAATTAGGATAAAggtataaaaaaatacaaacatgtacagttttatcgtttttaaatgGATTATGCTCAATTTACTGAGTATATAACGTACCACATCATCCTATGATAACAAAAAAGCAACACAGATGTGTGGGTGATATTTCTGTTTGTTATCTAGATATGTCATGTAAAAGAtttcagaaaaaagaaaaataaattgcatgatttttattaaaaggaaGAAAACttcacaacaaaacaaaaacatttcataaCAATAACTTAGATGAAAAGTTTTGAAAGGATAAAACAAATAACGAGAAATTgctaataaaacatatttttataacaaatgatATTGATAATCTCATGGATCGTTGTATTTTTACTTGGCTTCGTATTTAACCCCCGTGATGTTTGGGTGGTCTTGATGGGATGTACATCTGGGTCTTGGTGTAGGTGGGTTCTGGACAGTAGGTAGGAACTCGGGTACTTGTGTTTAATTGGAGACCTGCGGAGCGATAGGCCAGGCTTTCTAACTTGGTGTGCCTGGTTTCCATCAGTTGCATTTCTTTGGACGCCACGAAGAAGCTGATGTCGGTGTTCTTCTCCTGATTGTTACAGGTGTGCAATTTCAGCTGGCGAAGTCTGCGTTCTGGTCTGTGTATGTTTTCGGTCATGCAGTCCATGTAACCAAGTTGCTGAAAATATGGTTTGATGCTGTCAATCCCATCTTGAACCATTCGGTTGTGCTCTGTGATCATTTCCTTAATCTTGTCCATTGGTAGATTAAAGTCACCACCAATCAAAACTTCAGTTCCGGTGTACCAAGCCAGGAATTGCGCAAACATCATGAACTGTTTTCCGTTTTCATAGATGACTTTTGTCCCTCTTTCTACTGTCAGTTGCCAATGCCATGATACGCAGATGAACTGTTTTACTACTTGGGATGCAGGTGCTGGTGAACAAATGTCCACCATAGGTGACAAGACTTTGTCAACATCGAAGTTTGGAATTTTGAACTGTTGACCTGTCGGTTGTTGTCGGATCCTCAGGCGCGTGGAGTCGTACAAAAGGACTGTTTCGTTGTTAGTCGGGTCCATTAGCTGCTGGTAGCTGGTCTGAGTAAACGTGTCTTCACCGGGGCTGTCTCCAGGGAGAAACATGATATCAGGTCTCTCGTTTTCTACCAGGTTGCGTAAATTATCTCTCCGGAAGTCATTGTACATTCTCCCCTTCCGGCCTGAGGCGTTCATGCTGACTATTCTTAAAACGTCTGTGTCGTAccccatgattttttttttataaactctgaaacaaacaaaacagCCTTGATTGAGtctgaaattatttgatactagTACTTTTGAAAGAAACAAATTGATCCAAAAATACTCTAAAAACAAAAGACGATCTGAAAACGATCTTAAAATAAacgatttaattttttatgtgatGAATTTACCTTATTATAATTTCAAAGAAggttaaaaagtttaaattagTTGATTGGATCAAtaacttaacattttttgtctaAAGCAATGTTTTTACATGGAAGTGAATATCATGGTCGATACATaaccaatttttatataaagacCACCTTTTACATAGAttatattattgaaatattaaaaaataaatacttttttattttgttttgtaagaTTTCTTGCAATAGTATTACGtcattgtttataaaaacagCTCCTTATTTAGTTTTTAGGTAATTAAATAATATCCAAGCATCTAtattacttttaagtttacataataatgtatgaatatattatgataacaatataaatttaaatattatattaatcatGTATATGATAAACAACTACTAATAGAGAAAATACTGAGTTGATGTGATGCACTTACCTCTCTTATTCTTAGTCAGAATATGCCAATATCAGGTGGGAGGCGGCTCTTTATACACGGTCATATTACATGGGATCCAAAAATAGAATTACTGATTTGtggaaattttcttttttaaaaatataatgaatttcaTTCGTAGTTCAGTGTTTGGGATGTTGGGACTTTTTGTATCAATAAGATAACGTTAGTGaaatatccaaaaataaaaCCGCTAATTATAGAAATGGAAAATTTCTtcgtaaaaatataaatacttttGTTGGTAGTGAACTGTTTGGGAAGTTGTGACTATTTGTAacgttatatattatatttaatttgtgaaTATGTgcaattttcaacaattttatttttgcctTCAAAAACGATATTCTTGATAATAGGTACATGCTTTTATCAATCTCTTATTCAAACTACATTTTCTCTTGTTCGTTTATCTTGTCTTTCAATATATATACCCATATAATCAATGCGacgtttttcaaaaattgtgttTTCGTAGAAATAAAATCGAAACTAGACATGTCTGTACATTATCTACTTACAGAGACCATTTTAACTTGTCTTATGTGTTGTTTGAATGGACATCAAATATATGTTTCACTTCAGTGAGTAcagcataattataaatatttgttgattCTTCCATTGAAATAATTGAAGTGGTAATGTGTTATTCTTTACCTgcataaaatcaaaatagtgaggt from Crassostrea angulata isolate pt1a10 chromosome 7, ASM2561291v2, whole genome shotgun sequence includes:
- the LOC128155768 gene encoding uncharacterized protein LOC128155768, coding for MGYDTDVLNIISMNASGRKGRMYNDYSKDKLRNLVENERPDIMFLPGDNPGDTFTQTSYQQLLDPTNNETVLLYDSTRLRIRQQPTGPDIKIPNCDFDKVLSPMVDVCSPAPASQIVKQFICVSWHWELTMEERGSQVIYENGKQFMMYAQFLAWFTGTEVLIGGDFNLPMDTIMGLITEHNKMVEAGIDSIKPLFQQLGYMDCMTENIHRPVRRLRQLKVHTCKCQEKISDCNFFVASKEMQLRETKYAKLESLTYRSAGLQLKTSTSTPTYRPEPTYTKTEMYIPPRPPKNHGG